A single genomic interval of Physeter macrocephalus isolate SW-GA chromosome 5, ASM283717v5, whole genome shotgun sequence harbors:
- the TMEM229A gene encoding transmembrane protein 229A, which produces MGRAGGRGVAARVTLLEPAAEAAGLRRGGDGVCTSLCISPLGPGATAPRRASAPDRPRRVSAGAGRRHLARDWRRGRGGAAAGGLREPGGPRVPQLQQLRPPPGRGRDGAPRAPPGGRQRPGGGAGLGPSAPQLRAPGSGGSSRGAGSGAPAASESMAGRDADDEGPTRRGGAARLSGAPGGRGGEAAVSRPEPLSTAEAPAEGAALPAWMRLYFYGMHGITLDVLLSAARRFVRSPDPRMLGFSSPYHCLLHALTHFALEKVYLQQRRCASAFVFNFLLYPSAHVGLQTLAGALLTRGGGPGGAAAPGALDLALQYVLALYHCQVFLKRFLRLRYQRRQQQQQQQLLPGAPPAPAGARVPAAAGGRRRRPRGPRGAGGAPSQGLPDLLRFLFFGMHGFLDEIFFTFFFNLLGQGDGTSSGHTSLWSFFMYGSCSFVVEKLYFHLHYSRGWGTWKRVPFYVIFIYAWELSWGLGLRTWGACSWDYSHYPLNFMGLITLMYLPGWMFLSVYQDLLSNVLWQVQYVPTN; this is translated from the coding sequence ATGGGGAGGGCCGGGGGAAGGGGCGTCGCTGCTCGCGTTACGCTTCTAGAGCCTGCAGCAGAGGCGGCGGGGCTGCGCCGCGGAGGAGATGGGGTTTGCACCAGCCTCTGCATTTCTCCCCTCGGCCCCGGCGCCACTGCACCTCGCCGGGCCTCGGCGCCCGATAGGCCGCGCAGGGTGAGCGCGGGCGCTGGCCGGCGGCACCTCGCCCGGGACTGGAGGCGAGGGCGCGGCGGGGCCGCGGCGGGGGGACTCCGCGAGCCGGGCGGCCCGCGCGTCCCCCAATTGCAGCAGCTCCGGCCGCCGCCCGGCCGCGGCCGGGACGGAGCTCCCCGCGCGCCCCCCGGGGGCCGGCAGCGTCCGGGAGGCGGCGCGGGGCTCGGCCCCTCGGCCCCGCAGCTCCGCGCACCcggcagcggcggcagcagccGTGGCGCGGGCTCGGGCGCCCCGGCAGCCTCTGAGTCGATGGCCGGCAGGGACGCGGACGACGAGGGTCCCACGCGGAGGGGCGGCGCGGCGAGGCTTTCGGGGGCCCCCGGCGGGCGGGGAGGCGAGGCAGCCGTCAGCCGCCCCGAGCCGCTGTCCACTGCTGAAGCTCCGGCCGAGGGCGCCGCGCTGCCAGCCTGGATGCGCCTCTACTTCTACGGGATGCACGGGATCACCCTGGACGTGCTCCTGTCTGCGGCGCGGCGCTTCGTTCGCAGCCCCGACCCCCGGATGCTGGGCTTCTCCTCGCCCTACCACTGCCTCCTGCACGCGCTCACCCACTTTGCCCTGGAGAAGGTCTACCTGCAGCAGCGGCGCTGCGCCAGCGCCTTCGTCTTCAATTTCCTCCTCTACCCCTCGGCCCACGTGGGGCTGCAGACCCTGGCGGGCGCATTGCTCACCCGGGGCGGCGGGCCGGGGGGCGCAGCGGCGCCGGGGGCGCTGGACCTGGCTCTGCAGTACGTGCTGGCGCTCTACCACTGCCAAGTGTTCCTGAAGCGCTTCCTGCGCTTGCGGTAccagcggcggcagcagcagcagcagcaacagctgcTGCCGGGCGCGCCCCCCGCCCCTGCAGGCGCCCGGGTCCCTGCGGCAGCCGGCGGCCGGCGGCGGAGACCTCGCGGCCCCAGGGGCGCCGGGGGAGCCCCCAGCCAGGGGCTGCCGGACCTGCTCCGCTTTCTTTTCTTCGGAATGCACGGCTTTTTGGACGAGATCTTCTTCACATTCTTCTTTAACCTGCTGGGGCAGGGGGACGGGACAAGCAGCGGCCACACGTCTCTCTGGTCCTTCTTTATGTACGGCAGCTGCAGTTTCGTGGTGGAAAAGCTCTACTTCCACCTCCACTACAGTCGGGGCTGGGGCACCTGGAAGCGAGTGCCCTTCTACGTGATCTTCATCTACGCGTGGGAGTTGTCCTGGGGTCTGGGACTCCGCACTTGGGGCGCTTGTTCCTGGGACTATTCTCACTATCCGCTCAATTTCATGGGCCTTATCACCCTGATGTATTTACCTGGTTGGATGTTCCTTAGTGTGTACCAGGACCTACTTTCCAACGTGTTGTGGCAGGTGCAGTACGTACCGACTaactaa